Proteins from a genomic interval of Pseudoalteromonas sp. MEBiC 03607:
- a CDS encoding TorF family putative porin, which translates to MLKLKKTFAASAIALLTLSSTYTYAEVTANAAATSNYLWRGQEQTGGDAAIQGGIDYANESGFYAGTWVSNASWAEDMTYELDLYAGFGGDINETVSYDVGYIYYAYPDAASSADADFSEIYGSISMGSFTFGAAILATSAASGDGTDFGDSLYLNADYSFPVGSTGAEMALHVGHYSGDFIGDDDIIDYGVSVSKDGFTFGLADNDIDGSDVKVYVAYAVDFTL; encoded by the coding sequence ATGCTAAAACTAAAAAAAACGTTCGCAGCAAGCGCAATTGCGCTATTAACGTTAAGCTCTACATATACTTATGCTGAAGTAACAGCTAATGCAGCAGCGACTTCTAACTACTTGTGGCGTGGCCAAGAACAAACAGGCGGCGATGCAGCTATCCAAGGCGGCATCGATTACGCTAATGAATCAGGCTTTTATGCAGGTACTTGGGTATCGAATGCAAGTTGGGCTGAAGACATGACTTACGAGTTAGATCTTTATGCTGGTTTTGGCGGTGACATTAATGAAACCGTTAGCTATGACGTTGGTTATATATATTATGCGTATCCAGATGCAGCATCATCTGCTGATGCTGATTTTTCAGAAATCTACGGTAGCATCAGCATGGGCAGCTTCACCTTTGGTGCAGCAATATTAGCAACATCAGCAGCAAGCGGTGACGGTACAGATTTTGGTGATTCACTTTATTTAAATGCTGACTACAGCTTCCCAGTAGGAAGTACTGGCGCAGAAATGGCTCTTCATGTTGGCCATTACTCTGGTGATTTCATCGGTGATGATGACATCATCGACTACGGTGTTTCAGTATCTAAAGATGGCTTTACATTTGGTCTTGCCGACAACGATATTGATGGTTCAGATGTAAAAGTGTACGTCGCTTACGCGGTTGACTTCACTTTATAA
- a CDS encoding aldo/keto reductase, with protein sequence MANCNVRCIDELVLGFWRLLDWQITSQQCLSFLENAIDMGVSHTDHADIYGEYGCEAEFGKALKLKPSIRDQIKIITKCGIKPAFASLGLQGKANHYDSSAAHIIASAQQSLKNFNTDRLDVLLIHRPDYLMSADEMAEAFNTLKANGDVIDFGVSNFTPSQLSLLQSRLDFELVTNQIEFSPYEMKALDDGSLDQCQLLDIKPMLWSPLAGGRIFSSDDEKAVRLRAVLEQVGAEIGATAIDQVVYAWLLMHPSAPSVVLGTGKIERVKSAVEAKQLTMNREQWYRIWQGSTGHSVP encoded by the coding sequence ATGGCGAATTGTAATGTACGTTGTATTGATGAGTTGGTATTGGGGTTTTGGCGTTTGTTAGATTGGCAGATAACGTCACAGCAATGCTTAAGCTTTTTAGAAAATGCAATCGATATGGGGGTTTCACATACCGATCATGCTGACATTTACGGTGAATACGGTTGTGAAGCTGAATTTGGCAAAGCACTTAAACTAAAACCAAGTATTCGTGATCAAATCAAAATAATCACTAAATGCGGTATTAAGCCTGCGTTTGCAAGCCTAGGATTACAAGGCAAAGCAAACCATTATGATTCAAGTGCCGCGCATATAATTGCCTCAGCACAGCAGTCACTTAAAAACTTCAACACTGATCGTTTAGATGTATTACTTATCCATCGCCCTGATTACTTGATGAGCGCCGATGAAATGGCAGAAGCATTTAATACCCTAAAAGCAAATGGTGATGTGATTGATTTTGGTGTGTCTAACTTTACCCCATCGCAACTTAGCTTGTTGCAGTCGCGTTTAGACTTTGAGCTTGTAACTAATCAAATTGAGTTTTCACCTTACGAAATGAAAGCCCTTGATGATGGCAGCTTAGACCAATGCCAATTGCTCGATATCAAACCTATGCTTTGGTCACCATTAGCTGGGGGTCGTATATTCTCAAGTGATGATGAAAAAGCGGTGCGTTTACGTGCAGTGTTGGAGCAGGTTGGTGCTGAAATTGGCGCCACAGCCATTGATCAAGTTGTTTATGCTTGGCTGTTAATGCACCCAAGTGCACCGTCTGTGGTACTTGGTACGGGTAAAATTGAGCGTGTTAAATCAGCTGTTGAAGCTAAGCAGCTTACTATGAACCGTGAACAATGGTATCGCATTTGGCAAGGCTCAACCGGTCATAGTGTGCCTTAA
- a CDS encoding YIP1 family protein gives MKSSNVMTALVDIFISPSKAFNGLKEAKGWSFVAFILLAGILAASMFAFYNKADPQYLIDQQVAVASVDATIAEQKMIRQSMEQTIDMQVWFAMFGGIIGLAVINALMAGYYLFVSKQDPEANYGYGAWYGFGIWTMMPMIISSLGLLILVLTASTDQISQSLFNYASINQLLIGLEIGHPLYTLLESLNIFSIWGIFIAAIGLKCWTNFTFNKALLFAALPSIVIYGIWTVIALV, from the coding sequence ATGAAATCATCAAATGTTATGACCGCTTTGGTTGATATTTTTATCAGCCCGAGTAAAGCCTTTAATGGTTTAAAAGAAGCAAAAGGCTGGTCTTTTGTTGCCTTTATTTTACTTGCCGGCATTCTCGCAGCCAGCATGTTTGCTTTTTACAATAAAGCTGACCCGCAATATTTAATCGATCAACAAGTCGCTGTAGCCAGTGTTGATGCCACTATTGCAGAACAAAAAATGATTCGCCAAAGCATGGAGCAAACCATAGATATGCAAGTTTGGTTTGCAATGTTTGGTGGCATTATTGGTTTAGCTGTTATCAATGCTCTGATGGCAGGTTACTACCTATTTGTATCAAAGCAAGACCCAGAAGCTAACTACGGCTATGGCGCGTGGTATGGCTTTGGCATTTGGACCATGATGCCAATGATTATTTCAAGCCTTGGTTTACTCATCTTAGTGTTAACTGCAAGCACTGACCAAATATCACAATCATTATTTAATTATGCTTCAATTAACCAACTTTTAATTGGTTTAGAAATTGGCCACCCACTGTACACCTTATTGGAAAGTCTCAATATCTTTTCTATTTGGGGCATTTTCATCGCAGCTATCGGTTTAAAGTGCTGGACTAATTTCACTTTCAATAAAGCGCTACTGTTTGCAGCTCTACCAAGTATTGTTATTTATGGTATTTGGACTGTAATCGCTCTCGTTTAA
- a CDS encoding efflux RND transporter periplasmic adaptor subunit encodes MKKAIIIGLAVTAFVALLVSKQVTGNKDAPEMHIAEVEQGNIADSILASGNLVFNTQVQLRSEVTGRVAKVFVEEGESVTEGDILMRLDTTAFESEVARNKAVLRATEIDIKHSETRLKNIERQLSRQKELYEVGLAGQEVYENLQNARDLAKIDIEAKREAYNQAQASLLIAEDRLNKSVFRAPMSGLLASVNIKEGETVIAGTTNIIGSDLMLVADPSAILAELRVDETDIAGIKLDQHADIYAAAYPNQPFTGKVINIGTSAKNQAGSQGLSFKVKVLLDATDRQLYAGMSCRAEIATSIAENGLKLPIEAIQKEDDSYFVWKLNADNTVTKTAVTVGISSDIEQALTSGVAKGDRIVIGPARPLSSLKEGDTVAVKNSPEKGAS; translated from the coding sequence ATGAAAAAAGCCATTATTATTGGCCTAGCTGTTACGGCATTTGTCGCTTTACTAGTATCAAAGCAAGTCACAGGCAATAAAGATGCACCAGAAATGCATATTGCAGAAGTTGAGCAAGGTAATATTGCCGATTCAATTTTAGCCTCTGGTAACCTAGTCTTTAACACCCAAGTGCAACTGCGCTCAGAAGTGACCGGCCGTGTTGCGAAAGTGTTTGTAGAAGAAGGTGAAAGTGTCACTGAGGGCGATATTTTAATGCGCCTAGATACGACCGCGTTTGAATCTGAAGTTGCCCGCAACAAAGCCGTGCTTCGCGCGACCGAAATCGACATTAAGCATAGCGAAACCCGATTAAAAAATATCGAGCGTCAATTAAGCCGCCAAAAAGAGCTTTATGAAGTTGGCCTTGCTGGCCAAGAAGTGTATGAAAACCTACAAAATGCCCGCGATTTAGCAAAAATAGATATTGAAGCAAAACGTGAAGCTTACAACCAAGCCCAAGCATCATTATTGATTGCTGAAGACCGTTTAAATAAAAGCGTGTTTCGCGCTCCAATGAGTGGCCTACTTGCTTCGGTAAATATTAAAGAAGGTGAAACCGTTATTGCGGGAACAACCAACATTATTGGCTCAGACTTGATGCTAGTAGCCGATCCAAGCGCAATATTAGCCGAACTTCGAGTGGATGAAACCGATATCGCCGGTATCAAACTAGACCAACATGCAGACATCTATGCCGCCGCTTACCCTAATCAACCTTTCACTGGCAAAGTGATAAACATTGGAACATCGGCAAAAAATCAAGCTGGTTCACAAGGCTTATCATTTAAAGTAAAAGTACTGCTTGATGCCACTGACCGCCAACTTTATGCCGGAATGAGCTGCCGCGCAGAGATCGCTACCAGCATTGCCGAAAATGGCTTAAAGCTGCCTATTGAAGCTATTCAAAAAGAGGATGATAGCTACTTTGTTTGGAAGCTTAACGCAGATAACACAGTAACTAAAACAGCGGTAACGGTAGGTATTTCGTCAGATATCGAACAAGCACTAACCAGTGGAGTTGCAAAGGGTGACCGTATTGTTATCGGCCCCGCTAGACCACTTAGCTCACTAAAAGAGGGTGATACGGTAGCCGTTAAAAACAGCCCTGAAAAAGGTGCTAGCTAA
- a CDS encoding ABC transporter ATP-binding protein: MSAVIKLCNINKQYKMGEQVFKALDDINIEIAQNEYVAIIGPSGSGKSTLMNLLGCLDTPTSGDYYLKDKLVKRMTETELAHQRNESVGFIFQSFNLLPRASALENVMQPLVYRFIAAKERKQQALESLQRVGLGDKVNHLSSQLSGGQRQRVAIARALVTKPHILLGDEPTGNLDSKTTTEIMALFDELHNEGHTIILVTHEQDIADHCQRVIRLVDGKVVSDTRKGEGARQHV, translated from the coding sequence ATGTCTGCGGTGATCAAACTCTGTAATATCAATAAACAATACAAAATGGGCGAACAAGTTTTCAAAGCCCTTGATGATATTAATATTGAAATTGCTCAAAATGAGTATGTTGCCATCATTGGTCCTTCGGGCTCTGGTAAATCAACCCTGATGAACTTGCTTGGCTGTTTAGATACTCCCACCAGTGGTGATTACTATTTAAAAGATAAGTTAGTAAAGCGCATGACCGAAACGGAGCTTGCTCATCAGCGTAATGAAAGTGTTGGCTTTATTTTTCAAAGTTTTAACTTGTTACCACGAGCATCCGCCCTTGAAAATGTCATGCAGCCTTTGGTGTATCGATTTATTGCTGCCAAAGAGCGAAAACAACAAGCGCTCGAATCATTACAACGGGTCGGCCTTGGCGATAAGGTCAATCACCTTTCGAGCCAGCTTTCTGGTGGCCAACGTCAACGTGTCGCTATTGCTCGCGCACTAGTTACTAAACCCCATATTCTACTTGGTGATGAGCCTACCGGTAACCTGGATAGTAAAACCACCACTGAGATCATGGCGCTGTTTGATGAGCTTCATAACGAAGGGCACACCATTATTTTGGTTACTCACGAACAAGATATTGCTGATCACTGCCAACGGGTTATTCGTTTGGTTGATGGCAAGGTTGTTAGTGATACCCGCAAAGGCGAAGGAGCAAGGCAACATGTTTAA
- a CDS encoding ABC transporter permease — MFKSAIAVMEGTKAALMAIKANAMRSALTCLGIIIGVAAVVTVVAVMQGFTKQINDQLADMSPDVTNIKPYTSVEKEMVGQQAKLTYSDFLTLKARVKEAETFTALMFTWRFSGAAEYGNKSHASRVMGTEQDYQKAYRTYPELGRFIRAEDDEKRRRVAFIGPSIIEKLNLPENPVGEYIKLGGEWFRIIGVAEKQGSLLGFDQDDYINIPISTMSALEGGSVDTNVQMMFRLKDDANEAQVLAKIRRILRQLHKLKDGEDDDFEFETAEKARANIDKFTGSATAITAGIVGISLVVGGIGVMNIMLVSVTERTRVIGTLKALGATPGFIMLQFLVEAVVLSLFGGLIGLAIGYGAAALISVLVPSMPDAYIPGWAIMLSFGFTSLIGIVFGLAPAIKAARLNPIDALRYE; from the coding sequence ATGTTTAAATCTGCTATCGCTGTAATGGAAGGCACAAAAGCGGCATTGATGGCAATAAAAGCCAATGCAATGCGCAGTGCACTTACCTGCTTGGGCATTATTATTGGAGTTGCTGCGGTTGTGACCGTGGTGGCAGTAATGCAAGGGTTTACCAAACAAATTAATGATCAGCTTGCTGATATGTCTCCCGATGTCACCAATATCAAACCTTACACTAGCGTAGAAAAAGAAATGGTAGGTCAACAAGCAAAGTTAACCTACAGCGACTTTTTAACCCTAAAAGCACGCGTTAAAGAAGCCGAAACCTTTACTGCGCTAATGTTTACTTGGCGCTTTTCGGGTGCAGCAGAGTATGGCAATAAAAGTCATGCTTCACGGGTAATGGGCACCGAGCAAGACTACCAAAAAGCTTATCGCACCTACCCAGAACTCGGCCGATTTATTCGCGCAGAAGATGATGAAAAACGCCGTCGAGTGGCGTTTATTGGCCCTTCAATTATCGAAAAGCTCAACCTGCCTGAAAACCCTGTAGGTGAATATATCAAACTCGGTGGTGAGTGGTTTCGCATTATTGGCGTTGCTGAAAAACAAGGTAGCTTATTAGGTTTTGACCAAGACGATTACATTAATATACCGATAAGTACCATGAGTGCGCTAGAAGGAGGCAGTGTTGATACCAATGTGCAAATGATGTTTCGTTTAAAAGACGATGCTAACGAAGCGCAAGTACTGGCTAAAATTCGCCGCATCTTACGTCAATTACATAAACTAAAAGACGGCGAAGATGACGACTTTGAGTTTGAAACCGCCGAAAAAGCTCGTGCTAATATTGATAAGTTTACCGGAAGTGCAACCGCTATTACCGCGGGGATCGTAGGTATTAGCCTGGTAGTTGGTGGTATCGGTGTGATGAATATCATGCTGGTTTCGGTAACAGAACGCACACGTGTTATCGGCACTTTAAAAGCATTAGGGGCAACACCTGGCTTTATTATGCTGCAATTTTTAGTTGAAGCGGTGGTGCTATCACTTTTTGGTGGTTTAATTGGTTTAGCGATAGGGTATGGTGCTGCGGCACTAATATCAGTGTTAGTGCCGAGCATGCCAGATGCCTACATACCGGGTTGGGCGATTATGCTGTCATTTGGCTTTACTTCATTGATTGGTATTGTGTTTGGCTTAGCGCCCGCTATTAAAGCGGCACGCTTAAACCCAATTGATGCACTACGTTATGAATAA
- a CDS encoding Bor family protein: MKQMACMLLALSVTACSSVTIVPEKTTNKLATKADYQDSRPFFLWGLVGEERVDVKAICQDKKVAQMQSQQTVVDGALGLVTLGIYAPHTVKVWCEQQAQEQQL; encoded by the coding sequence ATGAAACAAATGGCCTGTATGCTGCTTGCCTTATCGGTGACAGCGTGTTCATCAGTCACCATAGTGCCAGAAAAAACAACTAATAAATTAGCCACTAAAGCTGATTACCAAGATAGTCGCCCATTCTTTTTGTGGGGCCTCGTTGGTGAAGAGCGTGTTGATGTTAAGGCTATTTGCCAAGATAAAAAAGTTGCCCAAATGCAATCACAACAAACAGTTGTAGATGGTGCACTAGGGTTAGTCACTCTCGGAATTTATGCTCCTCACACAGTAAAAGTATGGTGTGAGCAACAAGCACAGGAGCAACAACTATGA
- a CDS encoding endonuclease/exonuclease/phosphatase family protein: protein MTSYLRIFLLLACLGALSWYSFSSGPSSDEQQGITKTAVDLANCQQQLAQSRMQTYAEHYILPYQFKLLSWNIYKAQIDGLLTDLQKLNDNADIVLLQEAIEEPALTKLKPYWRFAKGYKSGGVQSGVMTLSRWPAAVHCTLTHVEPWLRSPKATNIVEYALPDQQLLLSINLHGINFTFGVSDFKQQLDDAASIMRMHKGPIVFAGDLNTWSDERQALLQQTLTQLGLHEAIYLDDKRTKAFGLALDQVWVRGVKIETTVVPELASSDHNPIIATLTIEHQTL from the coding sequence ATGACGTCATATCTGCGTATATTTTTATTACTTGCGTGCTTGGGTGCACTGTCTTGGTATAGTTTTTCAAGCGGTCCTAGCTCAGATGAGCAGCAAGGTATAACCAAAACCGCTGTGGACCTTGCTAATTGCCAACAGCAGTTAGCACAAAGTCGCATGCAAACTTACGCTGAACATTATATCCTGCCTTATCAGTTCAAATTATTGAGTTGGAATATTTACAAAGCACAAATAGATGGCTTACTCACAGATTTGCAAAAGCTAAATGACAATGCAGATATAGTGTTACTGCAAGAAGCTATCGAAGAGCCTGCGCTTACAAAGCTCAAACCTTACTGGCGCTTTGCTAAAGGCTATAAGAGTGGCGGCGTACAATCAGGGGTTATGACACTCAGCCGCTGGCCTGCCGCGGTGCATTGCACCCTCACCCATGTTGAGCCTTGGCTACGTAGTCCAAAAGCCACTAATATCGTTGAATATGCGCTGCCAGATCAACAGTTATTGCTGAGCATTAACCTGCATGGCATCAACTTTACTTTTGGCGTTAGTGACTTTAAACAACAGCTCGACGATGCAGCTAGTATCATGCGCATGCACAAGGGACCTATCGTATTTGCCGGTGATCTCAATACCTGGAGTGATGAACGCCAAGCATTATTACAGCAAACATTAACCCAACTAGGTTTACACGAAGCTATCTATTTAGATGATAAACGTACCAAAGCATTTGGATTAGCGCTTGACCAAGTATGGGTTCGCGGTGTCAAAATAGAAACAACCGTTGTGCCTGAGCTTGCAAGCTCTGATCATAACCCAATTATTGCAACCCTGACGATAGAGCATCAAACGCTATGA